TCTTTAATTTCCAACACATTATCTGCCAGTCCCATTATAACAAATACAGCTTACTTTTTCTAGAAACAATTATACTGCCTATAGTTAATATACTGATCAACATTAATttcaagtatattaaaaaaaaaacctcactagCAGTTTGGGGACACTGTAAAAGGAATATTTCACTAGCAGAGGAAAATTATAACTCTGTTGAAGACGTTAAGGATTACTGTGAGGAAAGAATACATAATAGGTAAAGTGCAGTAACAGCCCTGGGTTGACCCTAACGGGCTGTGCCGAGGGGTCATGAGTCTCATGCACACATGGTGAGGGCAGCCCTCTAGTCTCTTAGGGACCCATTTCTCCCCTTATTTTCAAGAGGTCTCCCCCCAATAGTTGGATGGATACTATGAGTATGAGCAAAAACATTATcaaaatgggaattccctggcggtccagtggttaggagtcagcgctttcactgccatgggtcTGtggtcgatccctggttggggaactaagatcccgcaagcctcgtgGTGCGGCCAAACAAtacgaaaacaaaaaaacattatcAAAGCACCCCAAAATAAAAAAACTCAGTTCCTTTAAATCACCTCCTCTGAAACCCAAGAAGTCAGATTTCTGTAAGAACCATGCACGGTGGGGTGTTTAAAAGGTTTCAGAGGCAGAATCCAGCACCCAAGTTTCCCTTGGTCAATTTTCTGAAAGTAATTATGTGGTGACTGAGGACTCACCTTCAGAAACTGAACGTGCTTTTCAAAACCACAGGCaacattttttagaattattAATATGGCCGAGTCTCCCTTGATTCCAAGGTACACGAAAGGCTGTGCTGACTGCACATCGCTTCACTATTTACGAGGGGGACAGAGTCAGTCAGGGGTTCTTGGGATTTACCCTAGTAGTTTTCATCCATGACTTCACAATCTCTGGTAGAACAGATTTCTATAAACGATGCCTCCCAGCCGCACAGCACTTCCCGTCCCTCACCAAGTGCCTGCCTGGCACACGGAGCCCCGGAATCCGTCCATGATggatattaaatattaatgaaaataccTTTACGCTTCTTGCAGCTGGCGTTTCCTTCACTGGTACCAGCAGTGGGATTTCATCTTCAGACTCGTCTTGAGCTTTAGGGGGGGCGCTCACCCCACCGGTCTCCTTCTGGGGTCCAGGGTCCTGGGCTGGAGCACCACCAGTTTTGGGGGCCGGTGCATCTGTAGTCGGGGCTGGTGCAGCCTTTCCAGCCTGTTTCATAAGCTTCttgtctcctttcttctcctgctGTCTTTTAAGacgttctttcttcttttggcttTTCTTTGCTACCTACGATAATAAAAACAAGCATAATTTTAATGGGGGACTCTTTTGTTGGTGAATAAATGGCACAGACTTAGCACGTGCAGTCAGGTCATCCATAAGCTCCCTGAAAGGGCCTTGACCTGTACAAGATCCAAGCAGATGAGTCCCATTGCTAGCACTTGAACCCCAACTCTGTTTTGTCACAGAGTCCCAGCCAAAGATGCATTTTATGTGGTAAATTATATTCAAATCTGGGTAGCTGAAGTGTGTAGTCACCAGCTGTGTGGAAGTCAACCTCATTTACAAGTGAGTTACGAATAATCCagaattgtatagtatgtgatGTGTTGAACTTCCATATAtgcaggttccacatctgcagattcaaccaaatgtgaatcaaaaatattcaagggaaaaaaaaattccaaaaagttccaaaaagcGAAACTTAAATTTGTTGCACTctgacaactatttacatagcactcacattgtattaggtataagtaatctaaagatgatttaaaggaggtccagtggttaagactctgtgctcctgggagtgctgggggcccgggttcgatccctggttggggaactagttcgatccctggttggggaactagatccgggatgccgcaactaaagatcccgcacgagGCAAcagagatcccgcgtgccgcaattaagacccggagcagctacatagctagctagctagctaaacagatggatagataaataaatattaaggaaaaaaaaaaagatgatttaaagGACGCCAGAGGATGTGTGTAGTTTATGTGCAAATACTATGCTGGCTTATATAAGGGACTTTAGCACCCACAAATTTTGGCATCCTTGGGGGGGATCCTGGAACTAATCCTCCCATGTATGAGATGGGTGACTGTACATCTCCATGAAGCTGCTACAAAAACGAAATactctgatatttttttcctgcctgaGTTTGTGGTTGAGAGTTAACACAGTAGCAAGTTTACATAGCTAGAGGTCCATTATCCTTATCACAGAGTACGTTAGATAACATCATAATTATGACAAAATTCCATTTTAACCAGCAATTCCAACATTGTCACAAAGCCTTCAACTGAATCTGACAAACAGCAAAAAATTCAGACTTCTTGTTTCCAGTAACAGCAGTTTATGTTATTTTGGATTATGAAAACAAGTAAAAAGTAGGGTAAAATATTAACAACTTTTTTCATAAAAGCACCGATGAGCTGATTACGCTGTAAGAAACGTTTGCCCCGAGAGTATTTGCTGATCCCTAACTTTTAACAGCCGTTACGACTGGGCACAGGAGGGCAGGGGTGTGAAATGGAGAAATCAAATCCTAATGTCCATACCAGGCAGGGATTCTAAGTAAAAACCTTGTTACAATAAGCTGGGACACCAATGAGTTGGACCCTCAGGGTAGAGATGAACGGGGGGCAGAGCCGTGAAGATCTGTCACTGTGGGTGGATTTGAATCATTCAGGGAACCTCAAGCCTTGAATGTGCTTCTAGGTGGTTCTGGGCTGAGAGTGCCCCAAGGTGCCTGGCTGCCGTAAGTCTAAATCCTCTCGGGAAAGATCTTCATCCCACCCCTCAAGTTAGTTCtacaaataattttccaaatggACTATCCATGATACAGTCCACAATAACTAAGTACATAGGAACCAGCAGGTAGAGACAACCCGCTGCATCACCAAGACGCCTAACGGTTTGAATTATCAGACAATAAAGCAACTATGCTTAATGTGTTCCAAGAATTAAGACAAACTGGAAGACTATTTATAGATAACAGGAAACCAAAAAAAGGTAAcgataatttgaaaaagaacaaaacacagaACTTCTagaagacaaaaaattaaaagactgagTCTAAAAACTCAATGGACACATGGATGAACATGGCTGGAGAAAGACCAAATAAACTAGGAGATTGGTCCAGCCAATAGCAAAAAGTTCCATTTTCTCTCATGCAGCTTTCTGCAATATTACCAGCAGCACTGAAAACCTACAAACCAAAACCAAGAGGTATGTCAGCCTCATACGATCTTGAATTTCGCCCATAAATAACCGTGTATCAATACTGCACAGACTCGATTTCggttttcctcttcctctcagtTCCTCTTGCCACTGCACAGGCCCCTTCTGAGCCTTTGTTCTCTCTTCCTGGGCTGCGCTTACAGCCTTGATTAAGCCTGCCTGGGATGTGAACTGCTACTCACCTTTTTCTTCTGACTTTGTGTGCGTAGTCCCCTGGCTTCACCACGACTgctgacaaaagaagaaaagacaggcaGGGAAACCGATCTCTCAGTCTTCACGTACAAGAGCTTCACGCTCTCCCACTTCTGAAACAGAGAGAAGAGTAACATCATCCGTAGGTGTTTTGTTCCTTTAAACGAACGGCCAGTGGAAGCATCTGCGAGACCATACCTCCGGCAGTTTCTGTGAAAGCCTTTTTGTGACGGCAACAACGTTTTCAACGATGTGCTGAACTTGCATCCCAGTGTGACCGATGCGGATGGTACTGAAATTTAATAAAGCATTATACACAGAGAGCTGAAAAAATAACTTGGTTTTCAAAATAAAGCATAAGCAGGTAtgtgagaaatacaaatacacaatcctaaaaaaaattttttttaatgtaaaatcatTGAAATCTTTAggttctaaatttattttaaaggaacatGATCATCCTTCATGTTCTAGAAATGCCCTCCTCCTGAAATATGCCCTACCATCAAGAGGTAATCGAGGAGCTGGCACCTAACCGTGTAAGGCTGGGAGGGTCAGTGGGGAGGGCCAAAGGGAGTTCTACCTTCATTCTGGAAAACACAGGTCACTGAGTCAGCCCTCAGGCTTTCCTGAGGGCAATTACCCCCAGCAGTGGCTGTTCTGAAAAGAACCACCCCCAGGAGGACTGCTTGCTACCTTTATAGCTCCACTGCCCTGACACAGCGGCCACCTCTAAAACGAACAGTTGCTCGTGTAATAGCGTCTTCTGGCCAAGAGCAAAACCATCCCCTCAGCTGAAGCAGGGGGCTGCCGCAAGCCAACGGGGAAGCCCAGAAGTGCCCACTGCTCAGCCACTGGGTCCGCTGGTCCTGGCAGCCCCCACTCTCCCTACCATGGGAGCTGAAAGGCaggctggctgttggcaggatgAGTGCAGAATGAGGATGAGACGGGCTGAtgctcccacctccctccagccAAAGACGGGGCTCTGCCCATTCTGTGTGCCCACTGTCACTGACCTGCAAGTACACCCTGAACCAGGCTTATTCTCCTGTTTTCCTGAACATCTAAAGGTGCcctgtacagggacttccctggtggtccagtggttgagactccatgcTCACaaggcagggggtgcgggttcaatccctggttggggaactaagatcccacatgctgcatggcacatccaaaaaattacaaaaaaaaaaaaaggatgcccaTCCAGTACAGTAAAAACCAGCAGAcgtgccttttaaaatttaagtcagTTAAAATCAGGTAAAGTTAGAAATTCAGATCCTCAGCTGCGGAAGCCACGTTTCAAGTGCTCAGCAGCCATCTGTGGCTCGTTCTTCCGCATGAGACTACACAGCTATAGACCATCTCCACTACTGTGGAAAGTTCTGGAGGGCAGCACTGTTCTAGAGAATTGAATACTTCTAAAGAATGAATTTTAGTTTTAACAGAAGAGTCTGGTTTCATTAAcactatcttattttaaaaagtttataaaatcattattaaatataaaatgaaacagaGGCACACCTTAACGCCTTTTACCTACCTGCAAGAACCACTTTTAGAGATGTTTAAGACAGTTCCCCCTACACAGTCACTGATCTCTCTGGACAAATCCTTGGCCTGAAGGTTTACAGGTACTGGAACTCTGAAACAATACAAAGGCATTTACAGCAGCACATACACACCCATAAATTTCACGCTACTAAAGTCCGGTCATTGCTGAGAAACTTACttctttctgttgtagaaatGTCTCCCAAGGTGTGAGGGTAAGAGCCGCCTGATTCTGGCATCCGTAATGAAGAAGTCGAAACTACCCAAGAGGCGGAGCTTAGCTTCATAGgctttatattccttttttaaagttcGGAGGGGGATaatctagaaaatgtaaaaacatgaATCGTatatacaaacagaaacagactcacagacatagaaaacaaacttatggttaccaaagggaggggagggacaaattaggagtttgggatcaacagatacaaactactgtacataaaatagataagcaacatggatttactgtatagcacaggaaactatatccaatatcttgtaataacctataagagaatataatctgcaaaataaacaaacaaaaaaccctgaatcactatgctgtacacctgaaactaacaatacTGTAGACcaactatactttgataaaaaagagagagagaaaaaaaggtataaaaacaaaaaattaagaacctgaacaacaagaagaagaaatactgGGGCAATttatatttggattttaaaatgccCTGGAGTCACAGTTTAGTGAACATGTGAGTATCTAAAACAGCACAGGCACAGGGCAAATGAGTCGGGACCCTCACCTAAAGAAACCGCACCAATGACTACAAAAAGGGGGAGGGGTGCCAAGTCAGAGGCAAACCCAGGATGctctggaaggagagagaagtgacACAACGGAGCAGCATTCtgtaaaatcttccaacataTAATCATTACTGATGCATGTGTTGAGCTTTCAGGTCAACACACCTCAACAGCCCATCCGTCACAGGGAAGAGGGAATACGCCCTCCCTAAAGCCaatgagaattaaattaaaaagagaaaattaagttaaaaaggaaTGTATTACTTGTCACTTCAATTGAATCCAATCTTTTAGTTGTCTTGAAAATATTAACCTGCTCCCTACCCGagaaatgttttttttccccataacagATTTTATTGAACACAATAGATCTAAAATACCATATTTAACTGTaatttatagaaattattttatattctttttccatattaaaTCCTTAAGATCCAGTGTTTGTGTTAAATCTTAATTCTGACTAGCCACGTATCAAGTGCTTAATGCCACGTGTGGCTAGCTGAACCATGATAGACAGCTTAGCATTGGTCAGTTACAGCTATTCATTACCTGAGAAATGGTTTTAACTCCATGCTTGTTCAAAAGCTTCTTATAAAAACGTTCTGTCTGTTCGGGAGTTAAATTAGGTTCATCTTTAGTAAATAAACAGATATCTGCTAAATCTGATCGAATACCATGAGGCAAGGACCTGCAAAATGCATGAGAAGGAACCAAGGAATAAAGCATTATAACTGATAACATGTATGTTTATATCCCACAGAATACATAATAAATTCACTGTCATTTCAATAAACTTCATTCACGCTTTTTAAGCAAATACACTactgagaacatttaaaaatatatctagttTTCAGTGGTACAGAGGAGAGATTTAACATTCAAATACTAAATCACCACAAATATCTGCAGGCCAAAACATCAACTAATATTTGGGATACAATTAAGACTTAAAATATAATCAAAGATACTCAAAATAGTGCacatgtaattattattattttacgtGTTGCTATATAGGTACACGTACTACCGTGTGCTAGAATAATCTAGTTTCATCAGGACAGTTCTGATTCAGAACTCTACCTTGCAGAAACCCCTGGGCTCCATAAACATAACTCTCAACACCTGAAACAGAAAACGGAGCAAACCTACAGGGACCAGCAAACATGAATTATGTTGAGTCTCAAAAAGGTTTAGCTCACTTCCTAGGCCTACATGTTCTGAGGAAACACTTCCTTAGTTTAAGAGAGCAATCCACAGTAGCAGGACTTGGCAAACGAGATGGCAAGTGGCAGAAATCACCAAGAGGTGAGCAGTTGGAAAAATACCCGGAGAAAGTAAGGGCTTTCCAGAAGCAAAAACCCGCCTGGGCAGAGGTATGGAATAAAGAATGCACCCAGATACATAAAGCAATAACTAAGGCAATCTGGCTGGGGCAGTTTGTGAGGATGAGTTAAGAGAGAGTCTGAGGGTCAAAAGGGTCTTTCCAATTTGTAATCATTCTTAACCTCTATCCCCCACCtttatggggaaaagaaaaagaaactatccCACACACTGCTTTCTATAGCACAGCTGGCTTTTTAACACCCAGGGAATGAGAGACTCCACAGAGAGGCAGGGTTACCAGACAGAATATAGgacatccagttaaatttgaaccattttttaagtataattatgTCCCCAACATTACATGGGACCTACTTATCTAAAAAattgcttgtatttttatttgctgaatctgACAACTCTGCAGAGAGGGCATCTCTCACCTACAAGTCCTAGCAATATGAATGTGTAATCACCATGGGTTTTTCTTCTCTTAGGAAATCACTGCCAAATTTTCAATTGTCTCTGTATAAAGGAGTGAGTTCAGGACCTCAGGAATTTTAGCTTGCAACTATCTTGACATGGAAAGATAACAGATTCTATGAAAATATGGAAGCTGTTTCATTTAGTCTAACCTCTGTCCTCTCAAAAACCAGGTTTTCAGATTCAATAGAACAGCTTAGGTCAAACCGTCCACCAAACATCCAGAAAACTGGTGACATGTCTAGAAAACTTAAGCACATCTG
This DNA window, taken from Balaenoptera ricei isolate mBalRic1 chromosome 15, mBalRic1.hap2, whole genome shotgun sequence, encodes the following:
- the RSL1D1 gene encoding ribosomal L1 domain-containing protein 1; its protein translation is MEASASTPPSTSAATSASTPATPVGLEQLDEEQIKKAVEALLAHSKSRKNANGLLLNENENFFLMVVLWKIPSKELRVRLSLPHGIRSDLADICLFTKDEPNLTPEQTERFYKKLLNKHGVKTISQIIPLRTLKKEYKAYEAKLRLLGSFDFFITDARIRRLLPSHLGRHFYNRKKVPVPVNLQAKDLSREISDCVGGTVLNISKSGSCSTIRIGHTGMQVQHIVENVVAVTKRLSQKLPEKWESVKLLYVKTERSVSLPVFSSFVSSRGEARGLRTQSQKKKVAKKSQKKKERLKRQQEKKGDKKLMKQAGKAAPAPTTDAPAPKTGGAPAQDPGPQKETGGVSAPPKAQDESEDEIPLLVPVKETPAARSVKTQKDAAGKKSPKKSPGPNTPHRKKRKASPALETPAAAEPKTPGKGPGKKARIKEELEKERTSSLGKKDPRQTRKKPEAKFFTTASKSAKKTPRTPKQWPKKPKVPQST